A single window of Martelella sp. NC20 DNA harbors:
- a CDS encoding LysR family transcriptional regulator, translating to MELNKTDRTREMKAFITVAHAGSLSAAARELCLTPSAVSRIISRLEERLGVRLVVRTTRSLRLTAEGGTYVRAACRILADIDETEEALADRARPRGQIRVSVATAHGRTAIVPLLGEFTDRYPDIIIDVDSNDEVADIIGGRADVAVRFGPLADSPLTARRLGETGRVVVAAPAYLERCGRPERPADLERHNCLDFSFRRIEPGWPFREDGRDYILPVSGTIKANSGETLVQLALQGVGITRVGNFHVDDLIESGALIPLLEDYNPRDRESIHAVFIGGAAMPARIRVFVDFLVEKLSAGN from the coding sequence ATGGAACTGAACAAGACCGACCGAACGCGCGAGATGAAGGCCTTCATCACGGTTGCGCATGCCGGCAGTCTTTCGGCCGCCGCCCGCGAACTGTGCCTCACGCCGTCTGCGGTCAGCCGCATCATTTCCCGTCTTGAGGAGCGTCTCGGGGTGCGGCTTGTGGTGCGCACGACCCGTAGCCTGCGGCTCACCGCCGAGGGTGGGACATATGTGCGGGCCGCCTGCCGTATTCTCGCGGACATCGACGAGACCGAAGAAGCGCTCGCCGACCGCGCGCGGCCGCGCGGTCAGATCCGCGTCAGCGTCGCCACCGCGCATGGCCGCACGGCGATCGTGCCGCTCCTCGGAGAATTCACCGATCGGTATCCCGACATCATCATCGATGTCGATTCGAACGATGAGGTGGCCGATATCATCGGCGGCCGCGCCGATGTGGCGGTTCGTTTCGGGCCGCTTGCCGACAGCCCGCTCACCGCGCGGCGGCTTGGCGAGACCGGCCGCGTCGTCGTGGCAGCGCCGGCCTATCTCGAGCGCTGCGGGCGACCGGAAAGGCCGGCCGACCTTGAACGTCACAACTGCCTCGATTTCAGCTTCCGACGCATCGAGCCGGGTTGGCCGTTCCGGGAAGACGGGCGCGACTACATTCTGCCGGTCAGCGGCACGATCAAGGCCAATAGCGGCGAAACGCTCGTGCAGCTGGCGCTTCAGGGCGTCGGCATCACGCGGGTCGGCAACTTCCATGTGGACGACCTGATCGAGAGCGGCGCGTTGATCCCGCTCCTCGAAGACTACAATCCGCGCGACCGGGAAAGCATTCACGCCGTTTTCATCGGTGGCGCCGCGATGCCGGCCCGCATCAGGGTTTTCGTCGATTTTCTGGTCGAAAAGCTGAGTGCCGGAAACTGA
- a CDS encoding Mu transposase C-terminal domain-containing protein gives MGRPPIAVWRKHEGEIPLRLPQDRLRFWLTFLPVQERTLRPTGIHLFGLRYWSAALSADVGRSDRRALLAKGRCEVDTRAIVRTVMTQRELIDTAIKATATVRRGRASPKSRVDDRRLGSLRGVDSSKPVPFVEDTD, from the coding sequence TTGGGCCGTCCGCCGATCGCGGTCTGGCGCAAGCACGAGGGTGAGATTCCGCTTCGGCTGCCGCAGGATCGGCTTCGCTTCTGGCTTACCTTCCTGCCGGTACAGGAGCGCACCCTGCGGCCGACCGGGATTCATCTGTTCGGCCTGCGTTATTGGTCAGCGGCGCTTAGCGCCGACGTGGGGCGGTCTGACCGGCGGGCTTTGCTGGCGAAAGGTCGCTGTGAAGTCGATACCCGCGCCATTGTCCGCACCGTGATGACGCAGCGCGAATTGATCGACACAGCGATCAAGGCGACGGCGACCGTTCGTCGTGGCAGGGCTTCGCCGAAATCGAGGGTGGATGATCGGAGATTGGGCTCGCTCCGCGGCGTCGACTCCAGCAAACCTGTACCCTTTGTTGAGGATACGGATTGA
- a CDS encoding PAS domain-containing sensor histidine kinase: MGGMSERKQGSTPIVHWPVAAAAATLAAAIFVVDAFTPFRYAIAVLYVLVLLLAANVLGRRGVVIVTLFCILLIFIGFLIQHPFDETGAVARAWISVVAVAVTAALTLVNKASTEILANQAALLDLTHDAIFSRTPKDVILSWNRGAEVLYGWKKEEAIGKRSTELLGAESPAAWHVANEKLVLEGRWEGQVRRKRRNGDPRVIMCRWALQRDRAGAPMTVLETHSDITERMEAEFVLDRTREELAHAERLSTLGELTASIVHEVNQPLAAISASGDASLRWLKRNDPDIGEATVLIERIVASAQRASNIISSLRAFARRSPSMHSTIIVNDLVDDIIPLLSREMRAHKVVVDFVRDPRSSAVQGDRVQLQQVLINLVVNAIQAMESSKNDMREIHIAIASGHSEGQDTVEVRVDDTGPGFGPEEGQKLFSPFFTTKAQGMGIGLSICRRIVEAHGGYIWAKLRDEGGAEFGFHLPRSEGGDG, translated from the coding sequence ATGGGCGGGATGTCAGAGAGAAAGCAAGGCAGCACTCCGATCGTCCACTGGCCTGTCGCGGCGGCGGCCGCCACGCTCGCTGCGGCCATCTTTGTCGTCGATGCCTTTACGCCGTTCCGATATGCAATAGCCGTGCTCTATGTTCTGGTGCTGCTACTGGCGGCAAATGTTCTTGGCCGACGCGGCGTCGTTATCGTCACTCTATTTTGCATCCTTCTGATTTTCATTGGCTTCTTGATCCAGCATCCTTTCGATGAGACGGGAGCAGTGGCGCGGGCCTGGATCAGCGTCGTCGCGGTGGCGGTGACGGCTGCTCTGACGTTGGTGAACAAGGCGAGCACGGAGATCCTGGCCAATCAGGCCGCATTGCTCGACCTCACACATGACGCAATCTTCTCCCGAACACCCAAGGATGTAATCCTGTCATGGAACCGCGGAGCAGAAGTTCTTTACGGCTGGAAAAAAGAAGAGGCGATAGGCAAGCGCTCAACCGAACTGCTTGGTGCCGAGTCTCCCGCGGCGTGGCATGTGGCCAACGAGAAACTCGTCCTGGAAGGACGTTGGGAAGGGCAGGTCCGGCGAAAGCGTCGCAACGGCGACCCACGCGTCATCATGTGCCGCTGGGCGCTGCAACGGGACCGGGCGGGAGCGCCGATGACGGTTCTGGAGACGCACAGCGACATCACTGAAAGAATGGAGGCCGAATTCGTCCTTGACAGAACACGCGAGGAACTGGCCCACGCCGAAAGGCTTTCGACGCTCGGAGAACTGACCGCCTCGATCGTGCACGAGGTGAACCAGCCGCTGGCCGCGATTTCAGCGAGCGGCGACGCCAGCCTGCGCTGGCTGAAACGCAACGATCCGGATATCGGCGAGGCCACGGTGCTGATCGAACGCATCGTCGCCTCGGCCCAGCGGGCAAGCAATATCATCAGCAGTCTCAGGGCTTTCGCCCGTCGTTCCCCGAGCATGCATTCCACCATCATCGTCAATGATCTGGTCGATGACATTATTCCACTGCTGAGCCGGGAGATGCGGGCGCATAAGGTGGTCGTGGATTTCGTGCGGGATCCGCGGAGTTCAGCGGTACAAGGCGATCGCGTCCAGTTGCAGCAGGTGCTGATCAACCTTGTCGTGAACGCCATTCAGGCGATGGAATCCAGCAAAAACGACATGCGCGAAATCCATATCGCCATAGCCTCCGGCCATTCGGAAGGCCAGGATACGGTGGAAGTCAGGGTTGACGATACGGGCCCCGGCTTTGGGCCGGAAGAAGGACAGAAGCTGTTCTCGCCGTTTTTCACCACCAAGGCACAGGGCATGGGGATCGGGCTGTCCATATGTCGCAGGATCGTCGAGGCGCATGGCGGGTATATCTGGGCGAAACTGCGCGATGAGGGAGGCGCCGAGTTCGGTTTTCATCTCCCGCGCTCGGAAGGAGGTGACGGATGA
- a CDS encoding TniQ family protein: MMENTLSRQLPVRLPPCADELLSSWISRHAAFYAVPPLAMLRHCLPEAASLRTTDFHLGSDQEIRLASMFPFEPAILRRMTSRI; this comes from the coding sequence ATGATGGAAAACACGCTGTCACGTCAATTGCCGGTGCGGTTGCCGCCCTGCGCTGACGAGCTTCTGTCGTCGTGGATCAGTCGTCATGCCGCATTCTATGCGGTACCACCGCTGGCCATGCTTCGACACTGCCTGCCGGAAGCTGCTTCATTGCGAACAACCGATTTCCATCTAGGCAGCGATCAGGAGATCCGTCTTGCCAGCATGTTCCCATTCGAACCGGCCATCTTGCGTCGGATGACCTCAAGAATTTGA
- a CDS encoding MFS transporter — translation MLRSIGSMPQAPSRPPILIFPIGGRQPLPASTRRWRADERHSAQYQFLPSPRKQRIMKINPPLLALAIGAFGIGVTEFSPMGMLPLIASDLGVSIPAAGLLISAYAFGVLIGAPIMTLAFAGMARKRLLLLAALIFTVGNLISAMSDSYAMLLVGRVVTSFNHGAFFGVGAVVAASIVPPERRAGAVSAMFSGLTLATIGGVPLATWVAGLIGWRMAFFGIAAIGVVTMAALAVSLPPMRVAQKADMRSELRVLFRRPVLTALLLTVVGASAMFTVFTYIAPILQIETGAGATFVTAMLVIYGLGLAVGNVVGGRFADRSLDGTLIVSLAAVVVFLVLFALGMGSAVVAAPLIFLWGVASFALVPPLQTRVVQEASDAPNLASAMNIGAFNLGNAIGAALGGAVIDVGLGYRAVALAGAATAIAGLVLALVFRQGNAAVAVDGSGTEGAAACPEGVGQ, via the coding sequence ATGCTGAGGTCGATCGGCTCGATGCCGCAAGCGCCGTCCCGGCCCCCTATCCTCATTTTCCCTATCGGCGGCAGGCAGCCTTTGCCGGCCTCAACCCGCCGCTGGCGGGCTGATGAACGGCATTCCGCACAATACCAGTTCCTCCCAAGCCCTCGAAAGCAACGCATTATGAAAATCAATCCTCCCTTGCTGGCCTTGGCAATCGGCGCGTTCGGCATCGGCGTCACCGAGTTTTCGCCGATGGGCATGCTGCCGCTGATCGCCTCCGATCTGGGTGTTTCGATCCCGGCCGCCGGCCTTCTGATCAGCGCTTACGCTTTCGGCGTTCTGATCGGTGCGCCGATCATGACGCTGGCCTTCGCCGGCATGGCGCGAAAGCGCCTTCTTCTGCTGGCGGCGCTGATCTTCACGGTCGGCAACCTGATTTCCGCGATGTCGGACAGCTATGCCATGCTGCTTGTCGGACGCGTCGTCACATCGTTCAATCACGGGGCGTTTTTCGGCGTCGGCGCGGTGGTCGCCGCCAGCATCGTGCCGCCGGAAAGGCGGGCGGGCGCCGTCTCGGCGATGTTTTCCGGCCTCACCCTCGCCACGATCGGCGGCGTGCCGCTCGCCACCTGGGTGGCCGGGCTGATCGGCTGGCGCATGGCGTTTTTCGGCATCGCGGCGATCGGCGTCGTCACCATGGCGGCGCTTGCGGTTTCCCTGCCGCCGATGCGGGTTGCGCAGAAGGCCGACATGCGCTCCGAGCTCAGGGTCCTGTTCCGGCGGCCGGTGCTGACGGCTTTGCTGCTGACCGTCGTTGGCGCGAGCGCCATGTTCACGGTGTTCACCTATATCGCGCCGATCCTGCAGATCGAAACCGGCGCCGGCGCGACCTTCGTGACGGCGATGCTGGTCATCTACGGCCTCGGACTGGCCGTCGGCAATGTGGTCGGCGGGCGGTTTGCCGATCGCTCGCTGGATGGCACGCTGATCGTCTCGCTGGCCGCGGTCGTGGTGTTTCTGGTCCTGTTCGCGCTCGGCATGGGATCGGCGGTTGTTGCCGCGCCACTGATCTTTCTCTGGGGCGTCGCAAGCTTCGCGCTGGTGCCGCCGCTGCAGACCCGTGTGGTTCAGGAGGCATCCGATGCGCCCAATCTCGCCTCGGCGATGAATATCGGCGCCTTCAATCTCGGCAATGCGATCGGCGCGGCGCTTGGCGGCGCGGTGATCGACGTCGGTCTCGGCTATCGGGCCGTGGCGCTCGCGGGCGCGGCGACGGCGATTGCCGGCCTCGTGCTTGCGCTTGTCTTCCGGCAGGGAAACGCCGCGGTCGCGGTTGATGGCAGCGGGACCGAAGGCGCTGCGGCCTGCCCCGAAGGGGTCGGCCAATAG
- a CDS encoding aldo/keto reductase: protein MDYRFLGRSGLKVPALSFGAGTFGGAGPLFSHWGTSDVAEAQRLVDICLEAGVNLFDTADVYSDGASETVLGAALKGRRDKALISTKMTLPMGDGPNDGGSSRARLLKGVEDALKRLDTDYIDLLQLHAFDAFTPVEEVLSTLDQLVRDGKLRYLGVSNFAGWQIMKSLAVADRHGWPRYVANQVYYSLVGRDYEWDLMPLGADQGLGAIVWSPLGWGRLTGRIRRGSPIPEGSRLHETASFGPPVDDEHLYRIVDVLDAIAEETGKSVPQVALNWLLRRPTVSSVIIGARNEAQLRDNLGAIGWSLTDAEVDRLDAASAVPAPYPHFPYRRQAAFAGLNPPLAG from the coding sequence ATGGACTATCGATTTCTGGGCCGTTCGGGGCTCAAGGTCCCGGCCTTGAGCTTCGGCGCCGGCACGTTCGGCGGCGCGGGGCCGCTCTTCAGTCATTGGGGAACCTCCGACGTTGCCGAGGCGCAGCGCCTGGTCGATATCTGTCTGGAAGCAGGCGTCAACCTGTTCGACACCGCGGATGTCTATTCGGACGGCGCTTCGGAAACGGTGCTCGGCGCCGCCCTGAAAGGGCGCCGCGACAAGGCACTGATCTCCACCAAGATGACATTGCCGATGGGCGACGGCCCGAATGACGGCGGCTCGTCGCGTGCGCGGCTGCTCAAGGGCGTCGAGGACGCGCTCAAACGCCTTGATACGGATTACATCGATCTCCTGCAGCTTCACGCCTTCGACGCCTTCACGCCGGTCGAGGAAGTGCTGTCGACGCTTGATCAGCTCGTTCGGGATGGAAAGCTGCGCTATCTCGGCGTTTCCAATTTTGCCGGCTGGCAGATCATGAAGTCACTGGCCGTCGCCGACCGTCATGGCTGGCCGCGCTACGTCGCCAATCAGGTCTATTATTCGCTGGTCGGCCGGGACTATGAGTGGGATCTGATGCCGCTTGGCGCGGACCAGGGGCTCGGCGCCATCGTCTGGAGTCCGCTTGGCTGGGGCCGGCTTACCGGCAGGATCCGGCGCGGCAGCCCGATCCCGGAAGGCAGCCGTCTGCACGAGACCGCAAGCTTCGGGCCGCCGGTCGACGACGAGCATCTCTACCGGATCGTCGACGTGCTCGACGCGATCGCCGAGGAAACCGGCAAGAGCGTGCCGCAGGTGGCGCTCAACTGGCTTCTCAGGCGGCCGACGGTCTCGTCGGTCATCATCGGCGCCCGAAACGAGGCGCAGCTTCGCGACAATCTGGGCGCCATCGGCTGGTCGCTGACGGATGCTGAGGTCGATCGGCTCGATGCCGCAAGCGCCGTCCCGGCCCCCTATCCTCATTTTCCCTATCGGCGGCAGGCAGCCTTTGCCGGCCTCAACCCGCCGCTGGCGGGCTGA
- a CDS encoding SDR family oxidoreductase has protein sequence MNERSWLITGISSGLGRAMAEELLTRGERIAGTYRKAGTLSGLKSRFGDRLWLMELDVTDTASMRDVVDAAFRDLGRIDVVVSNAGYGILGAAEELSDAEIDRQIATNLTGSIQFVRAVTPHLREQGGGRIIQISTMGGLATFPGGSLYHASKWGIEGFMESVRHELAPFNIAVTIAEPGSTATNFGHNLVVADPLDAYADGPLGQMRAFFGSGTYRSPGDALKTVKAIIATADQTSPPLRLATGSDAYNAVHAALTARLAELDAQKSVSFSTDADSPI, from the coding sequence ATGAACGAACGTAGTTGGCTTATCACGGGCATCAGCAGCGGCCTTGGCCGTGCGATGGCGGAGGAACTGCTCACCCGCGGCGAAAGGATTGCGGGCACCTATCGCAAGGCGGGCACGCTTTCCGGGTTGAAGTCGCGCTTTGGCGACCGTCTCTGGCTCATGGAACTGGACGTCACCGATACGGCATCCATGCGCGACGTGGTCGACGCTGCGTTTCGCGATCTGGGCCGCATCGATGTCGTCGTCAGCAATGCCGGTTACGGCATTCTGGGGGCCGCGGAAGAGCTGAGCGATGCTGAGATTGACCGGCAGATCGCCACCAACCTCACGGGTTCGATCCAGTTCGTGCGCGCTGTTACTCCGCATCTGCGCGAGCAGGGTGGTGGAAGGATCATACAGATTTCGACCATGGGTGGGCTCGCGACTTTTCCCGGTGGCAGCCTCTACCACGCATCCAAATGGGGAATCGAGGGCTTCATGGAATCAGTGCGTCATGAACTCGCGCCGTTCAACATCGCTGTCACCATTGCCGAACCGGGAAGCACCGCGACGAATTTCGGCCACAACCTGGTGGTCGCCGATCCTCTCGATGCCTATGCCGATGGACCGCTCGGGCAGATGCGCGCCTTCTTCGGCAGCGGCACCTATCGCTCGCCCGGTGATGCTCTGAAAACCGTAAAGGCGATCATTGCGACGGCGGACCAGACGTCTCCGCCCCTCAGGCTTGCGACCGGAAGCGACGCCTACAATGCGGTCCATGCAGCACTCACCGCCCGCCTCGCCGAGCTTGACGCACAAAAATCAGTGTCATTTTCGACGGATGCTGATAGCCCCATCTGA